In one window of Vanessa atalanta chromosome 10, ilVanAtal1.2, whole genome shotgun sequence DNA:
- the LOC125066901 gene encoding uncharacterized protein LOC125066901 has product MYPGIEHFNSNIKWKFDESPCTEDDDMPNLEHNLDRIRSLSEEKSFNAYGIKEHDNLLEVEVNDVIQDDSDDFKDFNGSGRECFDEKSDYGITHKFSRNSSLSNRELDVIKESSRSSSDTEVTLTR; this is encoded by the coding sequence ATGTATCCTGGAATagaacattttaattcaaacataaaGTGGAAATTCGATGAATCACCTTGTACGGAAGATGATGATATGCCAAATTTAGAGCATAATTTGGATAGAATACGTAGTTTGAGTGAAGAGAAGAGTTTCAATGCTTATGGTATTAAAGAACATGATAACTTATTGGAAGTGGAAGTGAATGATGTGATTCAAGACGATTCAGATGATTTCAAAGACTTTAACGGTAGTGGTCGTGAATGTTTCGATGAAAAAAGTGATTATGGAATTACTCATAAATTTTCCAGAAATTCTTCACTCTCCAATAGAGAACTTGATGTAATTAAGGAGAGTTCCAGAAGTTCTAGTGATACTGAAGTAACATTGACACGATGA
- the LOC125066900 gene encoding trace amine-associated receptor 8c, producing MFDSTKGALLVAPSLSNSSCWPNGKGWPSTFPATEDILKAFFIFALSMAIVFCNLVLICVLNNRRYIKYIDNQPRYLLTSLALNDLFTGILIAPVALLPALYKCWPYGEIFCQIQALLRGAVSQQSAVILVCMAIDRYLYLLHPNTYHKHSSKKGCVLIISITWILSVSLFAIMVLPRTGYYFNSTGLMACDVFHSRIAFRILACCAYYFPTTMALMYCYGSGFHVSKTRSKCNQDPRPNGVPVPCNKNHSDLETIQIQTPVRPHSVSTSRTMAAMSLGFIVMVTPATIQEVVAACTGCKVPPSLDFIVTWLALSDSFWNPFLYWLLNSHFRRISNELIQYYLCCRRTKSFQSFEKPTGCCGSPITSDGLHSKGEFEGLGEKYWGEILERTVSSNSLHAIQKACHRDPMRCTGSFKGYPSGTCKHGSRFFDGYGPTDYRQLDRSAFQIEPCSRQCRLKTSDFCLFRSGPGLECGRSRSNLSLDEGNFSKICNGRHPEL from the exons ATGTTCGACTCGACTAAAGGCGCATTGCTAGTAGCGCCATCTCTGTCTAACAGCTCGTGTTGGCCCAATGGAAAAGGTTGGCCGTCGACATTTCCAGCGACGGAAGATATACTGAAAGCCTTTTTCATTTTTGCCTTGTCTATGGCAATTGTTTTTTGCAATTTGGTACTTATTTGCGTGTTAAATAATCGCaggtatataaagtatattgacAATCAG CCAAGGTATTTACTGACTTCTCTGGCGCTGAACGACTTATTTACTGGAATTCTTATCGCCCCCGTGGCTCTCTTGCCTGCGCTGTATAAGTGCTGGCCTTACGGcgaaatattttgtcaaatacag gcgCTTTTAAGGGGAGCTGTGAGTCAACAAAGTGCTGTTATTCTAGTTTGTATGGCGATAGATAGGTACTTGTATCTGCTACATCCAAATACTTATCATAAACACTCCAGTAAAAAG GGTTgcgttttaataataagtataacttGGATTCTGTCAGTATCTCTTTTTGCCATTATGGTTCTACCTCGAACaggatattatttcaattcaacGGGTTTGATGGCATGTGACGTATTTCACAGTAGAATTGCATTCAg aATTCTAGCTTGTTGTGCGTATTATTTTCCAACAACAATGGCGCTGATGTATTGCTATGGATCAGGTTTTCATGTTAGCAAAACAAGAAGTAAATGTAATCAAGATCCCAGACCTAATGGTGTTCCAGTACCTTGCAATAAAAATCACAGTGATCTAGAAACTATT CAAATTCAGACTCCAGTCAGGCCGCATAGCGTGAGTACATCTCGTACAATGGCGGCAATGTCTCTAGGATTTATAGTAATGGTAACTCCGGCCACTATACAAGAAGTAGTAGCGGCATGCACGGGTTGTAAG gtacCACCATCGTTAGACTTTATTGTCACATGGTTAGCTCTTAGTGACAGTTTTTGGAATCCGTTCTTATATTGGCTATTAAATAGTCACTTTAGGAGAATAAGCAATGAGctaattcaatattat CTATGTTGCCGAAGAACTAAATCATTTCAAAGTTTTGAAAAACCGACTGGCTGTTGTGGGTCCCCAATTACCTCAGATGGACTACATTCGAAAGGAGAGTTTGAGGGGCTTGGTGAAAAATATTGGGGAGAAATTTTGGAACGGACAGTATCCTCCAACTCTCTTCACGCAATTCAGAAAGCTTGTCACAGAGACCCCATGCGCTGTACTGGATCATTTAAAGGTTACCCGAGCGGAACTTGTAAGCATGGATCAAGATTTTTTGACGGCTATGGACCCACTGATTATAGACAATTAGATAGATCTGCATTTCAAATCGAACCTTGCTCAAGACAATGTAGGTTAAAAACATCAGATTTCTGTTTATTTAGATCTGGTCCTGGCCTTGAGTGTGGACGTTCCCGTTCCAATCTTAGTTTGGACGAGGGAAACTTCAGCAAAATTTGTAATGGCAGGCATCCAGAGTTGTGA